From Sander lucioperca isolate FBNREF2018 chromosome 14, SLUC_FBN_1.2, whole genome shotgun sequence, the proteins below share one genomic window:
- the LOC116062841 gene encoding inactive phospholipid phosphatase 7 has product MPSSNSVRSRARERNSVLSRPEFISLNQPLRGGGGGGGGAGCPSESRGSARRPGQIKHQTSQPSEEPTDSGSKDRREPIKMPEEDCMLLNPSFKGIAKNSLLAIDICLSKRMGVCAYTSSSWGGCRSMVALLAFTGHGITWIIGTIVCLTRSNTLAGQEVLVNLLLALILDVMTVAGVQRLVKRRGPWEMMPGFMDCVAMDIYSFPAAHASRAAMVSKFLLSHLVLAVPLRILLVLWALLVGMSRVLLGKHHLTDMVCGFALGMLHFSLMESVWLSSSTCQTLISISTLSWSPFF; this is encoded by the exons ATGCCCTCAAGTAACAGTGTGAGATCCAGGGCGAGGGAGAGAAACAGCGTCCTGAGCAGACCTGAGTTCATATCCCTGAACCAGCCCCTtcgcggcggcggcggcggcggcggcggcgctGGCTGCCCCTCTGAGAGCCGAGGCAGCGCCAGGCGACCGGGTCAAATCAAGCACCAAACAAGCCAGCCGAGTGAAGAACCTACCGACAGTGGCAGCAAGGATAGGAGAGAGCCCATCAAAATGCCAGAGGAAGACTGTATGCTGCTGAACCCTTCATTTAAGGGAATAGCGAAAAACTCCCTCCTCGCCATTGACATCTGTCTGTCCAAGCGCATGGGGGTGTGCGCCTACACGTCGTCCTCCTGGGGAGGCTGCCGCTCCATGGTCGCCCTGTTAGCGTTCACAGGGCACGGCATCACTTGGATCATTGGCACTATCGTGTGTCTCACAAGGAGTAACACTCTGGCTGGGCAAGAGGTCCTGGTCAACCTGCTGCTTG CCCTCATTCTTGACGTCATGACTGTGGCTGGAGTACAGAGACTGGTGAAGCGCAGAGGACCCTGGGAGATGATGCCAGGCTTCATGGACTGCGTCGCCATGGACATCTACTCCTTCCCTGCTGCTCATGCCAGCCGGGCCGCTATGGTATCCAAGTTCCTGCTGTCCCACCTGGTCCTGGCTGTGCCACTTCGTATCCTGTTGGTGCTTTGGGCCCTCCTGGTGGGCATGTCCCGCGTGCTGCTGGGGAAACACCACCTAACTGATATGGTGTGTGGCTTTGCGCTGGGTATGCTCCACTTTAGCTTAATGGAATCAGTGTGGCTCTCATCAAGCACTTGTCAGACTCTTATTTCCATAAGCACGCTCAGCTGGAGCCCCTTTTTCTGA
- the fam78ab gene encoding protein FAM78A isoform X1 yields MRLSSSPDLWTLLWIVLLFNAMGCIQSIRCKPKSFRDSIIVQEVNTSIDPNPTSIDESSSVVLRYRTPHFRAQARVLVPPVAGKETWTIGWIQACNHMEFYNTYGNKGMSSWELPDLRDGKIQAISDSDGVNYPWYGNTTETCTVVGPTKKESKFTVSMNDNFYPSVTWGVPVSDSNVPQLSSIRRDQSFTTWLVAINQATSETLVLQTIRWRMRLHIQVDPEKPLAHRAVLNEPVAQEQPQILGKNEPIPSNAMVKPNANDAQVLMWRPKNGDPVVVIPPKY; encoded by the exons ATGCGTCTTTCTTCTTCTCCAGACCTCTGGACGTTGTTGTGGATTGTGTTGCTATTTAATGCAATGGGCTGTATCCAGAGTATCAGGTGTAAGCCTAAGAGTTTCCGAGACAGTATCATCGTCCAGGAGGTGAACACTTCCATTGACCCAAATCCTACCAGCATCGACGAGTCATCCAGCGTGGTCCTGCGCTACCGGACACCGCACTTCCGAGCTCAAGCCCGGGTCCTGGTGCCGCCAGTAGCCGGTAAAGAGACATGGACCATCGGCTGGATTCAAGCCTGTAACCACATGGAGTTCTACAATACGTATGGAAACAAAGGGAT GTCGAGTTGGGAGCTCCCCGACCTGCGTGATGGCAAAATCCAGGCCATTAGCGACTCGGATGGGGTGAACTACCCGTGGTACGGCAACACCACGGAGACCTGCACTGTGGTAGGCCCCACCAAGAAGGAGAGCAAGTTTACTGTTAGTATGAATGACAATTTCTACCCCAGCGTGACCTGGGGAGTGCCCGTCAGCGACAGCAACGTGCCTCAGCTTAGCAGCATCCGCCGCGACCAGAGCTTTACGACCTGGCTGGTGGCCATTAACCAGGCCACCTCAGAGACACTTGTCCTGCAGACAATCCGCTGGAGGATGCGGCTTCACATTCAAGTGGACCCAGAGAAGCCTCTGGCTCACAGGGCTGTTCTGAACGAGCCCGTGGCCCAGGAACAACCACAGATCCTGGGCAAGAATGAGCCCATCCCCTCTAACGCCATGGTCAAGCCCAACGCCAATGACGCCCAGGTGCTGATGTGGCGGCCAAAGAATGGTGACCCCGTGGTGGTCATACCACCCAAATACTGA
- the fam78ab gene encoding protein FAM78A isoform X2, translating to MGCIQSIRCKPKSFRDSIIVQEVNTSIDPNPTSIDESSSVVLRYRTPHFRAQARVLVPPVAGKETWTIGWIQACNHMEFYNTYGNKGMSSWELPDLRDGKIQAISDSDGVNYPWYGNTTETCTVVGPTKKESKFTVSMNDNFYPSVTWGVPVSDSNVPQLSSIRRDQSFTTWLVAINQATSETLVLQTIRWRMRLHIQVDPEKPLAHRAVLNEPVAQEQPQILGKNEPIPSNAMVKPNANDAQVLMWRPKNGDPVVVIPPKY from the exons ATGGGCTGTATCCAGAGTATCAGGTGTAAGCCTAAGAGTTTCCGAGACAGTATCATCGTCCAGGAGGTGAACACTTCCATTGACCCAAATCCTACCAGCATCGACGAGTCATCCAGCGTGGTCCTGCGCTACCGGACACCGCACTTCCGAGCTCAAGCCCGGGTCCTGGTGCCGCCAGTAGCCGGTAAAGAGACATGGACCATCGGCTGGATTCAAGCCTGTAACCACATGGAGTTCTACAATACGTATGGAAACAAAGGGAT GTCGAGTTGGGAGCTCCCCGACCTGCGTGATGGCAAAATCCAGGCCATTAGCGACTCGGATGGGGTGAACTACCCGTGGTACGGCAACACCACGGAGACCTGCACTGTGGTAGGCCCCACCAAGAAGGAGAGCAAGTTTACTGTTAGTATGAATGACAATTTCTACCCCAGCGTGACCTGGGGAGTGCCCGTCAGCGACAGCAACGTGCCTCAGCTTAGCAGCATCCGCCGCGACCAGAGCTTTACGACCTGGCTGGTGGCCATTAACCAGGCCACCTCAGAGACACTTGTCCTGCAGACAATCCGCTGGAGGATGCGGCTTCACATTCAAGTGGACCCAGAGAAGCCTCTGGCTCACAGGGCTGTTCTGAACGAGCCCGTGGCCCAGGAACAACCACAGATCCTGGGCAAGAATGAGCCCATCCCCTCTAACGCCATGGTCAAGCCCAACGCCAATGACGCCCAGGTGCTGATGTGGCGGCCAAAGAATGGTGACCCCGTGGTGGTCATACCACCCAAATACTGA